Proteins encoded in a region of the Moritella marina ATCC 15381 genome:
- a CDS encoding NAD(P)H-dependent oxidoreductase, whose product MTHQIIQDLSNRYTTKKFDASKKVSPDDLAVIMEAMRLSASSINSQPWKFIVIESDAAKQRMHNTFANKFQFNQPHVMTASHIIIFAHNPAYTRANYEAVIDKGIADLRTKPEDKEAAFGAFAFVELNTGEDGDTSAWTKAQTYLALGNTMHTLARLNIDSTPMEGIDTDLVGKEFAVELDGYVTDVALAIGYRDAENDYNITPPKSRLAMADVIVKL is encoded by the coding sequence ATGACACACCAAATTATCCAAGATTTAAGTAACCGTTATACAACTAAAAAGTTTGATGCTTCAAAAAAAGTATCGCCAGACGATCTTGCCGTGATCATGGAAGCAATGCGTTTATCTGCATCATCAATTAACTCACAACCGTGGAAGTTTATTGTTATCGAAAGTGATGCCGCAAAACAGCGTATGCACAATACCTTTGCTAATAAATTCCAGTTTAACCAACCGCATGTTATGACGGCCTCACACATTATTATCTTTGCGCACAATCCAGCTTATACACGTGCAAACTACGAAGCAGTTATCGACAAAGGTATTGCAGATTTACGTACTAAACCAGAAGACAAAGAAGCTGCATTCGGCGCATTTGCGTTTGTGGAATTAAACACGGGTGAAGATGGCGATACATCCGCTTGGACTAAAGCACAAACGTATCTGGCACTAGGTAACACGATGCACACATTGGCACGTTTGAATATTGATTCAACCCCAATGGAAGGCATTGATACCGACTTAGTAGGCAAAGAATTTGCTGTCGAGTTAGATGGTTACGTGACAGATGTTGCACTTGCAATTGGTTACCGTGATGCCGAAAATGATTACAATATCACGCCACCAAAATCACGTTTAGCAATGGCAGATGTGATCGTAAAACTATAA
- a CDS encoding putative quinol monooxygenase, whose translation MTTPLTLVANIEAKAEQVEFVKSELLKLVAPTRLEAGCIQYDLHQDNNNPVLFTFVETWESKALLQAHLNSPHLAMYVQATEGAVVNFKLNEITKIA comes from the coding sequence ATGACTACGCCATTAACCCTTGTCGCCAATATCGAAGCAAAAGCTGAGCAAGTTGAATTTGTCAAAAGTGAATTATTAAAATTAGTTGCACCAACACGACTTGAAGCAGGTTGCATCCAATATGATTTGCATCAAGATAATAACAATCCAGTGTTGTTCACTTTTGTTGAAACTTGGGAAAGTAAGGCATTATTACAGGCTCACCTCAATAGCCCACATTTAGCAATGTATGTGCAAGCAACCGAAGGTGCTGTAGTCAATTTTAAGTTAAACGAAATCACCAAGATCGCATAA
- a CDS encoding LysR family transcriptional regulator: MKSRIHAHVGTMRQLEILLAVHDQGSINEAAKALFLTQPTVSIQMRKLSDAIGEPLYTFVNRLLIFTDVGLELVKTAVEVLDSFARLDMTLGNIRKTKPGTLRLAVVTTSKYFIPHLLGPFCEQFPDVDIQLNIGNREKTIERMKQGIDDFYVFSHPPQDIDVQSLEFLDNPLVAIAHQDHPLGKRKSISLADLCDEPFLMREKGSGTRYAIEELFKKHDLKPNIKMTIESNEAIKHAVMSKLGITIISAHTLTYGGQSGLIRLPVKELPIDSHWFFLWPTSKRPTLIASAFLKHIETNGRKLLQNELDRSALD; this comes from the coding sequence ATGAAGTCACGTATTCACGCGCATGTTGGCACGATGAGGCAGCTTGAGATCTTGTTGGCTGTGCATGATCAGGGCAGTATTAATGAAGCCGCTAAAGCGTTATTTTTAACCCAGCCGACCGTGTCAATTCAGATGCGTAAACTCAGCGATGCGATTGGCGAGCCCTTGTATACATTTGTAAACCGTCTGCTTATTTTTACCGATGTGGGGTTAGAATTAGTTAAAACTGCGGTCGAAGTACTCGATAGTTTTGCGCGTTTAGACATGACTTTAGGTAATATTCGCAAGACTAAACCCGGAACCTTAAGATTGGCCGTAGTAACCACGTCAAAGTATTTTATTCCGCATTTACTGGGGCCTTTTTGCGAGCAGTTTCCTGATGTAGATATTCAATTAAACATTGGTAATCGAGAAAAAACCATTGAACGGATGAAGCAGGGTATCGATGATTTTTATGTCTTTAGTCATCCGCCGCAAGATATCGATGTACAAAGCTTGGAGTTTCTAGATAACCCTTTGGTGGCCATTGCTCATCAAGATCATCCGCTCGGTAAGCGTAAATCAATCAGCTTAGCTGACTTGTGTGATGAACCTTTTTTAATGCGAGAAAAAGGCTCGGGTACGCGATACGCGATTGAAGAATTGTTTAAGAAGCATGATTTGAAACCGAATATTAAAATGACCATCGAAAGTAACGAGGCGATTAAACACGCTGTTATGTCTAAATTAGGCATCACCATTATTTCAGCTCACACACTTACGTATGGGGGACAAAGTGGTTTGATTCGTTTGCCGGTGAAAGAGTTACCGATAGATTCGCATTGGTTTTTCTTATGGCCCACGTCTAAACGCCCGACATTAATCGCTTCTGCGTTTTTAAAGCACATTGAGACCAATGGTAGGAAATTATTGCAAAATGAATTAGATAGAAGTGCGCTGGATTAG